One stretch of Candidatus Baltobacteraceae bacterium DNA includes these proteins:
- a CDS encoding FUSC family protein: MEQRRFHQAAVSAAFFRALHTITAVVVAFVATYALCVRAGTGPAPAILSAALCVGLMRRPDELTSRSVSKKIVTLPVVALAAGLIGLAFLRLPWMGALLFTAGVASSVALRGYGERGASIGRAIALPLLTMLVVPVAIDPRAGIAVTTLLVVAAALVAILSAATVAYLTRSASVPQKARPARKPADGAMSVPVKMAWQMLVALALAFSIGMTAFAAHWPWVVLSAFIVCSGAIGRGDALYKALLRLAGAVGGTFAAAVVAHASLPNPATNAALIFVVLFAGIWLRQMNYAYWAACATLIFALLQGSQAENETSLFGLRVLCILIGALCGVVAVWFVYPIRTEQVVRRRVADALGAMRDALGGSEFDPEYHAVELNVWRRRCVCTARCSGRRIPTNIRPVGSIARTHCSNA, encoded by the coding sequence GTGGAGCAGCGACGGTTTCACCAGGCTGCGGTGAGCGCCGCATTCTTTCGTGCCTTGCACACGATTACGGCGGTCGTCGTCGCGTTCGTCGCCACCTACGCTTTGTGCGTTCGGGCCGGGACAGGCCCGGCACCGGCGATTCTCTCGGCGGCGCTGTGCGTGGGGCTCATGCGGCGCCCGGACGAGCTGACGTCGAGGTCGGTCTCAAAAAAGATCGTGACGTTGCCGGTGGTCGCTCTAGCGGCGGGGCTCATCGGGCTCGCGTTTTTACGGCTGCCGTGGATGGGCGCACTGCTTTTTACCGCCGGCGTCGCGTCGTCGGTCGCACTTCGGGGCTACGGCGAACGCGGCGCGTCGATCGGGCGCGCGATCGCGCTCCCGCTGCTGACCATGCTCGTCGTACCGGTTGCGATCGATCCGCGCGCGGGCATCGCCGTTACAACGCTGCTCGTGGTTGCGGCGGCACTCGTCGCGATACTGAGTGCGGCGACGGTTGCTTACCTGACGCGTTCCGCAAGCGTACCGCAAAAGGCGCGTCCGGCGCGTAAGCCGGCCGACGGCGCGATGAGCGTGCCCGTAAAGATGGCGTGGCAAATGCTCGTCGCGCTCGCGCTCGCATTCTCGATCGGCATGACCGCATTTGCGGCGCATTGGCCGTGGGTCGTGCTGAGCGCGTTCATCGTCTGCAGCGGAGCTATTGGGCGCGGCGACGCGCTGTATAAAGCTTTGCTGCGCCTCGCCGGCGCGGTCGGTGGAACGTTTGCGGCCGCCGTCGTCGCGCACGCGAGCCTGCCTAACCCGGCAACGAACGCCGCGCTGATCTTCGTCGTCTTGTTCGCCGGCATTTGGCTGCGCCAGATGAACTACGCCTACTGGGCGGCCTGCGCCACGCTGATCTTCGCACTGCTTCAGGGGAGTCAAGCTGAAAACGAAACGTCGCTCTTCGGCCTGCGCGTGCTGTGCATTCTGATTGGCGCGCTGTGCGGCGTCGTCGCAGTGTGGTTCGTGTATCCGATTCGCACCGAGCAAGTCGTGCGCCGCCGCGTCGCCGACGCGCTGGGAGCGATGCGCGACGCACTCGGCGGGTCGGAGTTCGACCCGGAGTACCATGCCGTCGAACTCAACGTGTGGCGCCGCCGGTGCGTCTGCACCGCGCGGTGTTCGGGGCGAAGGATCCCGACGAACATCCGGCCGGTTGGATCGATCGCGCGCACGCACTGCTCGAACGCATGA
- a CDS encoding multicopper oxidase domain-containing protein: MKWRGIACLFVLVAAGCNAAGSDYGGGSLPANRPAVAKIVSLSLAAALDPSNGFPTFVYEGTYDVTPTIRVKPGDSIEVFLNDELPASKGMGDDVNLHFHGLGTSPLAPADDVLTMLATPNQTLHYVVPIPKSQPPGLYWYHTHVHGETNYQVGEGGMSGAIVVDGIEAHLPGLARMRENLLMVRELGSGAGSIRRLPHTANSSPCAQTKDAVISVNREYRPTLPAVSGQPAFYRVVNATGHRTLDLSIDGSPLEIVAIDGYPLDTYPGAAATRTVSHYVLPPAARVEFVAATAGPSVLRTRCYFSGPVGDPDPAQILAYLGKARGAAIPAHGSIKLPHLVAGAPLDRDGPAGALPQPVVTRRVRLTENAKGFYINGHAYSPEAPPTFVVHTGTTERWTVENLTQEIHAFHIHQVHFVVESINGARVAHRHWADTVVVPYNGNMTLLMDFRSPLIRGTFLFHCHILDHEDMGMMAKIQAI; this comes from the coding sequence ATGAAATGGCGTGGGATCGCGTGCCTCTTCGTATTGGTCGCCGCCGGCTGCAACGCCGCCGGGTCAGACTACGGTGGGGGAAGTCTTCCTGCGAACCGGCCGGCTGTTGCAAAGATCGTAAGCCTGTCGCTGGCAGCCGCGCTGGATCCGTCTAACGGTTTTCCCACCTTCGTGTATGAAGGTACCTACGACGTCACGCCGACGATTCGCGTAAAACCCGGCGACTCGATCGAAGTTTTCCTCAACGACGAGCTTCCGGCGAGTAAAGGAATGGGCGACGACGTCAATCTGCATTTTCACGGACTCGGAACGTCGCCGTTAGCGCCGGCCGACGACGTTCTGACGATGCTGGCCACGCCGAATCAGACGCTGCACTACGTCGTTCCGATACCGAAAAGCCAACCGCCGGGCCTCTACTGGTATCACACGCACGTGCACGGTGAGACGAACTATCAAGTCGGCGAGGGCGGAATGAGCGGCGCCATCGTCGTCGACGGGATCGAGGCGCACCTTCCGGGACTTGCGCGCATGCGCGAAAACCTCCTGATGGTGCGCGAGCTAGGGTCGGGCGCGGGCTCGATCCGCAGACTCCCACACACGGCAAACTCCAGCCCGTGCGCGCAAACAAAAGACGCCGTGATCAGCGTCAACCGTGAGTACCGGCCGACGCTGCCGGCCGTTTCCGGTCAGCCGGCATTTTATCGCGTCGTCAACGCGACGGGACATCGCACGCTCGATCTTTCGATTGACGGAAGTCCGCTCGAAATCGTGGCGATCGACGGTTATCCGCTCGATACGTATCCCGGTGCGGCCGCCACGCGCACGGTTTCGCACTACGTATTGCCGCCGGCCGCGCGCGTGGAGTTCGTCGCCGCTACGGCCGGCCCGAGCGTGTTACGGACGCGGTGCTATTTTTCCGGACCGGTCGGCGATCCCGATCCGGCGCAGATTCTCGCCTACCTCGGCAAGGCTCGCGGCGCGGCGATCCCCGCGCACGGATCAATAAAACTCCCGCATCTCGTCGCCGGCGCGCCGCTCGATCGCGACGGACCTGCCGGAGCTCTTCCGCAACCGGTCGTGACCCGTCGCGTGAGGCTGACCGAAAACGCTAAGGGGTTTTACATCAACGGTCACGCCTATTCGCCCGAGGCGCCGCCCACGTTCGTCGTGCACACGGGAACGACGGAGCGATGGACCGTCGAGAATCTCACGCAGGAAATACACGCCTTTCATATTCATCAAGTGCATTTCGTGGTCGAGAGCATTAACGGCGCGCGCGTTGCGCATCGCCACTGGGCCGACACCGTCGTCGTTCCGTACAACGGAAACATGACGTTGCTGATGGACTTTCGCAGCCCGCTCATCCGCGGAACGTTCTTGTTCCATTGCCATATTCTCGATCACGAGGACATGGGCATGATGGCGAAGATCCAGGCGATTTAA
- a CDS encoding alcohol dehydrogenase translates to MSIATSKATMRAARVPSADVHRLELSELPIPEPRHGSVRIRVQACGICHSDFLAINNLWPGIDFPRAPGHEIAGVIDAVGEGVVGFKPGDRVGVGWHGGHDGTCDRCRRGDFFTCSNQQIPGFSYDGGYAEFVIAPAVALARIPEALTAAEAAPLMCAGVTTYNSLRHTHAQPGDLVAVLGIGGLGHLAVQYAAKMGFETVAIARGAEKEPLAKQLGAHHYVDSNAGDVGAALQKLGGAKVIAFTATSAKALENAIGGLGIDGQMLVLGAAAEPASIDTVALIGGRRSIKGWPSGTNVDSEDTMKFSVLAGVRAMIETMPIERAQDAFDRMISGDARFRMVLTY, encoded by the coding sequence ATGTCGATTGCAACTTCGAAGGCCACCATGCGCGCGGCGCGCGTACCATCTGCCGACGTGCACCGTCTCGAGCTAAGCGAGCTGCCGATTCCCGAGCCCCGGCACGGGTCGGTACGCATTCGCGTCCAGGCGTGCGGCATCTGTCATAGCGATTTCCTGGCGATCAACAATCTGTGGCCGGGGATCGACTTTCCGCGCGCCCCGGGTCACGAGATCGCCGGCGTCATCGACGCCGTCGGCGAGGGCGTCGTTGGATTTAAACCGGGCGATCGTGTGGGCGTCGGTTGGCACGGCGGCCACGACGGCACGTGCGATCGATGCCGCCGCGGCGACTTTTTCACGTGTTCCAACCAGCAGATTCCGGGATTTAGCTATGACGGCGGGTACGCGGAATTCGTTATCGCGCCGGCCGTGGCGCTCGCGCGGATTCCCGAGGCGCTTACCGCGGCCGAAGCGGCGCCGCTGATGTGTGCGGGCGTTACGACCTACAACTCGTTGCGGCACACGCACGCGCAACCCGGCGATCTCGTCGCCGTGCTCGGAATCGGCGGCTTAGGCCACCTCGCCGTCCAGTACGCTGCGAAGATGGGATTCGAAACCGTCGCGATTGCCCGCGGCGCCGAGAAAGAACCGCTGGCCAAACAGTTGGGCGCACATCACTACGTCGACTCGAACGCGGGCGACGTCGGCGCCGCGCTGCAGAAACTCGGCGGCGCGAAGGTGATTGCCTTTACCGCGACGTCTGCCAAGGCGCTGGAGAACGCGATCGGCGGACTCGGCATCGACGGACAGATGCTGGTGCTCGGTGCGGCCGCCGAACCCGCTTCGATCGACACGGTCGCGCTGATCGGGGGGCGCCGTTCGATCAAAGGATGGCCGTCCGGAACGAATGTGGACTCGGAAGATACGATGAAGTTCAGCGTTCTCGCCGGTGTCCGCGCGATGATCGAAACGATGCCGATCGAGCGTGCGCAGGACGCCTTCGACCGCATGATAAGCGGCGACGCGCGCTTCCGGATGGTGCTGACGTACTGA
- a CDS encoding alpha/beta fold hydrolase: protein MMVAVPPSHPAPTYDDAVARARAFMALDDDTILPAARTALLDHGARTPLAVVLFHGITNNPAQYVELAPLVHKAGANVFVPRMPEHGDKDRLTTRLAKLTAETLLASANEAVDIAFGLGERVALLGISMGGSLAAYFGQYRSVALAVPVAPDFALLQLPYPVSRLFARIFLTLPNVFFWWDPRAGIKQRPVTAYPRCSTHALMQTLRIGDDVHAAAKERRPLAERIVTVVNRCDPAVNNEATQEIANQWCGWNRNGIAYVELRKLPENHDIIDPANPHARTDLVYPKLLEILDG from the coding sequence ATGATGGTAGCGGTACCGCCGAGTCATCCGGCGCCGACCTATGACGATGCCGTCGCGCGAGCGCGGGCGTTCATGGCGCTCGACGACGATACCATCTTGCCGGCCGCGCGCACCGCGCTGCTCGACCACGGCGCTCGGACGCCGCTGGCGGTCGTCCTGTTTCACGGTATCACCAATAATCCGGCGCAATACGTCGAGCTCGCGCCGCTCGTGCATAAAGCCGGTGCGAACGTGTTCGTGCCGCGAATGCCCGAGCACGGCGACAAGGATCGCTTGACGACGCGGCTGGCAAAGCTCACCGCCGAAACGCTGCTGGCCAGTGCGAACGAAGCGGTGGACATTGCTTTCGGCCTCGGCGAGCGCGTCGCGCTGCTCGGTATCTCGATGGGTGGATCGCTCGCGGCGTACTTCGGCCAGTACCGTTCGGTCGCGTTAGCGGTTCCCGTCGCGCCCGATTTTGCACTGCTGCAGCTCCCGTATCCGGTGAGCCGGCTGTTCGCGCGCATTTTCTTAACGCTACCCAACGTGTTCTTCTGGTGGGATCCGCGCGCGGGCATTAAGCAGCGTCCGGTGACGGCCTATCCGCGCTGCTCGACGCACGCGCTGATGCAGACGCTGCGCATCGGCGACGACGTGCACGCAGCCGCCAAGGAGCGCCGTCCGCTTGCCGAGCGCATCGTCACGGTCGTCAATCGCTGCGATCCTGCCGTCAACAACGAGGCGACGCAAGAAATCGCAAACCAATGGTGCGGCTGGAACCGCAATGGGATCGCCTACGTCGAGCTGCGCAAGCTGCCCGAAAACCACGACATCATCGATCCGGCCAATCCGCACGCGCGCACCGATCTCGTCTATCCGAAACTCCTGGAGATCCTCGACGGTTGA
- a CDS encoding DNA-3-methyladenine glycosylase I, translated as MTPKRCAWATTVLSIPYHDNEWGRPVHDDRTLFEFLILEGAQAGLSWETILNKRDRYREAFLGFDPERVAKMNARAVDRLMRDPGIIRNRAKIESAIDNARVFLEVRDECGSFDRYIWGFVGGKPILNKWKRRAQLPGSTPVSEAMSKDLRKRGFRFVGPTICYAFMQAVGLVNDHVLDCAWRKGK; from the coding sequence ATGACGCCGAAGCGCTGTGCGTGGGCCACGACGGTGCTGTCAATTCCGTACCACGATAACGAGTGGGGGCGGCCCGTGCACGACGATCGCACGCTCTTTGAGTTCCTCATTCTCGAAGGCGCGCAAGCGGGGTTGAGCTGGGAGACGATTCTGAATAAGCGCGACCGGTATCGCGAAGCGTTTCTGGGATTCGATCCCGAGCGCGTCGCCAAGATGAACGCGCGTGCCGTCGACCGCCTGATGCGCGATCCCGGTATCATTCGCAATCGCGCGAAGATCGAGTCGGCCATCGACAACGCGCGCGTGTTTCTCGAGGTGCGCGACGAATGTGGAAGCTTCGATCGCTACATTTGGGGCTTCGTCGGGGGCAAACCGATCCTCAACAAGTGGAAACGGCGCGCGCAGCTCCCCGGATCTACGCCTGTGTCGGAAGCAATGAGCAAAGATTTGCGCAAGCGCGGCTTTCGCTTCGTCGGACCGACGATCTGCTACGCGTTCATGCAGGCCGTCGGTTTAGTCAACGACCACGTGCTCGATTGCGCGTGGCGGAAGGGTAAATGA
- a CDS encoding alpha/beta fold hydrolase, giving the protein MATFSQRLQRLLERDHAAVGDKGRTIAHLHDERRPRAIVLLHGMSASPPQFARFARDLYERGHNVIVPRLPRHGHADRLSPALERLRPDDLYEATAQYVAIAAELGDRVTVAGFSLGGLLAAWAAQNFDIDRAVAIAPFFGVSFIPGFMMGGVAELMLAIPNRFHWWNPVVRDKQQPEHGYPRYATHAVAHAFRIANGVLREARRRSPRAGKVVLVTNAREATVNNRAIRRLYGHWRATHPELIELLVLRGMPPSHDVVEPLRRSDLAERAYPFLLRAIDPEETR; this is encoded by the coding sequence TTGGCCACCTTTTCACAACGCCTCCAGCGCCTTCTCGAACGCGATCACGCCGCCGTCGGCGACAAAGGGCGTACCATCGCGCACCTGCACGACGAGCGCCGGCCGCGGGCGATCGTCCTGCTCCACGGGATGAGCGCCAGTCCGCCGCAGTTCGCGCGTTTCGCGCGCGATCTCTACGAGCGCGGGCACAACGTCATCGTTCCGCGTCTGCCGCGACACGGTCACGCCGACCGGCTGTCGCCCGCGCTGGAACGCCTGCGGCCCGACGATTTGTACGAAGCGACGGCGCAATACGTTGCGATCGCGGCCGAGCTCGGCGATCGCGTTACCGTCGCCGGTTTTTCGCTGGGCGGTTTGCTCGCGGCGTGGGCCGCGCAAAACTTCGACATCGACCGTGCGGTCGCGATCGCGCCGTTCTTCGGCGTATCGTTCATTCCGGGTTTTATGATGGGCGGCGTCGCCGAGCTGATGCTGGCTATACCAAACCGCTTTCACTGGTGGAATCCCGTGGTGCGCGACAAGCAGCAGCCCGAACACGGCTATCCGCGTTATGCCACGCACGCCGTCGCTCACGCGTTTCGCATCGCCAACGGCGTGTTGCGCGAGGCGCGCCGGCGTTCGCCGCGCGCCGGGAAAGTCGTGCTGGTCACCAACGCGCGCGAAGCAACGGTCAACAACCGCGCGATCCGGCGGCTCTACGGTCATTGGCGCGCGACGCATCCCGAACTGATCGAACTTTTGGTCCTGCGCGGCATGCCGCCGTCCCACGACGTGGTCGAGCCGCTACGGCGAAGCGATCTGGCCGAGCGGGCGTATCCGTTCTTGCTGCGAGCCATCGATCCGGAGGAAACGAGATGA
- the rocD gene encoding ornithine--oxo-acid transaminase: MQELSQRARELIGAEERYGAHNYHPLDLVVERAEGVWLWDVDGNRYLDCISAYSAVNQGHCHPRIAAALTDQAKKVTLTSRAMRNERMPGFLEKLTRLCGYDMALPMNTGVEAVETAVKLARRWGYAVKGIPDGQAEIIVFSDNFHGRTLSAISASTTPEYRKDFGPYVPGFVAVPYGDADALERAIAPNTCAILIEPIQGEGGVNVPPDGFLKRAWALCREHDVLFVADEIQTGFGRTGDLFACDYDGIKADILVVGKALAGGFYPVSAALANEPLMGLFRPGEHGSTFGGNPLGCAVAVAALDVIVDEKLPSRARYAGAKIMQGLRAIASPLIEEVRGRGLLIGVQMKEPARLLSDALLARGVAAKDTHENVLRIAPPLVIDDEAIDFLLERFREAIGTIT; encoded by the coding sequence ATGCAGGAACTGTCGCAGCGGGCGCGCGAGCTTATCGGCGCGGAGGAACGCTACGGAGCGCACAACTATCATCCGCTCGATCTCGTCGTCGAACGAGCCGAGGGTGTTTGGCTTTGGGACGTCGACGGCAATCGCTATCTCGATTGCATCAGCGCGTATTCGGCCGTCAATCAAGGTCATTGCCACCCGCGAATCGCGGCCGCGTTAACGGATCAAGCGAAAAAAGTAACGCTCACGTCGCGTGCGATGCGCAACGAACGCATGCCGGGATTTCTGGAAAAGCTGACGCGACTGTGCGGCTATGACATGGCGCTTCCGATGAATACCGGCGTCGAAGCGGTGGAAACTGCAGTGAAGCTCGCGCGGCGCTGGGGATACGCCGTCAAAGGCATCCCGGACGGACAGGCCGAGATCATCGTCTTCTCCGACAATTTCCACGGACGCACGCTGTCGGCTATCAGCGCCAGCACGACGCCGGAATATCGTAAGGACTTTGGGCCCTACGTCCCGGGATTCGTTGCGGTTCCGTACGGCGACGCCGATGCGCTCGAGCGCGCGATCGCGCCGAATACGTGCGCGATTCTCATCGAGCCGATTCAAGGCGAAGGCGGCGTCAACGTGCCGCCCGACGGTTTCCTCAAACGTGCGTGGGCGCTGTGCCGCGAACACGACGTGCTCTTCGTCGCCGACGAGATCCAAACCGGATTCGGACGCACCGGCGACCTGTTCGCGTGCGATTACGACGGCATCAAAGCCGATATCTTGGTCGTCGGGAAAGCGCTCGCCGGCGGATTCTATCCGGTGTCGGCCGCGCTTGCCAACGAACCGCTCATGGGTTTGTTCCGTCCCGGCGAGCACGGCAGCACGTTCGGCGGAAATCCGTTGGGCTGCGCGGTAGCGGTTGCGGCCCTCGACGTCATCGTCGACGAGAAGCTCCCGTCGCGCGCTCGGTACGCCGGCGCAAAAATCATGCAGGGACTGCGCGCGATCGCATCGCCGTTGATCGAAGAAGTGCGCGGCCGCGGGCTGCTGATCGGCGTACAGATGAAGGAGCCGGCACGCTTACTCTCCGACGCGCTGCTCGCGCGCGGCGTCGCCGCCAAGGACACGCACGAGAACGTGCTGCGCATCGCACCGCCGCTGGTCATCGACGACGAAGCAATCGACTTTCTTCTCGAGCGGTTCCGGGAAGCGATCGGAACCATTACGTAA
- a CDS encoding GNAT family N-acetyltransferase — protein sequence MVDSARADEAPFLADCWKAMLDELSMAPGGFVPDWRERLTRFFAEGMADGRHGWFVARDRDGAPFASAGALIAETSVIQARPMATIAGVYVRPAYRRRGVARELTEAAIAWARARHCTLVRLSASEPAETLYRNLGFERGRELVLRLT from the coding sequence ATGGTGGATTCCGCGCGTGCCGACGAGGCGCCGTTCCTCGCCGATTGCTGGAAGGCGATGCTCGACGAGCTGAGCATGGCCCCCGGAGGGTTCGTGCCGGACTGGCGGGAGCGCCTGACCCGTTTCTTCGCGGAGGGCATGGCCGACGGCCGGCACGGGTGGTTCGTGGCTCGGGACCGAGATGGAGCGCCCTTCGCATCGGCCGGCGCACTGATCGCCGAGACATCGGTGATTCAAGCCAGGCCGATGGCCACCATCGCCGGGGTGTACGTTCGGCCGGCATACCGTCGCCGGGGTGTGGCCCGCGAGCTCACGGAGGCGGCGATCGCGTGGGCGCGAGCCCGGCACTGCACGCTCGTCCGGCTGAGCGCGAGCGAACCCGCGGAAACGCTCTATCGTAACCTCGGGTTCGAACGCGGCCGCGAATTGGTATTACGCCTTACGTAA